The genomic window TGTCATAGCTCCGATCATCGGTGGACCCTTCAACGTTATCTTATGGAATTCAGGGTCCCTGTCAACTTTCTCGGCGTGCATATGCATACGGTGGCGGATGTCGATCACAAAGCCGATCAACAACAAACGACCGCCGGCAATTTACAACCTTCAAACCTGCCAAAGTCGAAATGTATATGTTTTCATCGAGGCACTGTACTGAACTGTATGACATGGTGAATGTGATTCCTCACATACCGGTACCTTATGACTTGGCAATAATGCCACATACCGAGAGCCCAGTATGGGCTTCAGTTGAGTTCTTAATGCCAGTACAATGTACATCATTGCCTGGGTATCAACCGCAATTTCATCATTGGGCAACTAGCAGTGATGGGTATGTCATCGTGCCTTTGCCACAGGCAGCTGGCCCCTGACCCCCCTGACAGTTGCCCAGGCAACGGACAGACATGTAAGAAAAGCGCTACTACAGCACACAATATCAGAGGTAGCCTTTAcctggaaagaaaaaaacaatgTCAAAGAAAATACAGAATGCAAAATGATCAGAGTGAGATTCGAACTCACGCCCCTTACGAGACCACGGAACTCTTTTTGTGAAGTGGAATCAAGGTTGATACCTTAACGTGGCGCCTTAGACCGCTCGGCCATCTGACCTTGGAAAGATTGATGGAAATCGGCTAGGACTGACTACTTTTGTGTGAAGTCGTGATTTCGAGCAGGCATGAATCGTGTAAAGTAAGGGTTTTGGAAGTGGAGGCTGGTGGAGTTGGGTATGCGATGTGTGGAGACTGGATGCGCTCAAAAAGTCGCACGCAGAGAACGAGGGGCGTTGGTGAGAATCGGAATCTCAAATgaattttattatatttagCTTACTTCGGGCCAGGAAAGTTTATCTCTCCGCTCTTGACCAGGCCACCAAACATCACCCTCATGTCCTCCACCAAGAGCTCTGGAACTTCCCAAGCAGCAAAGTGGCCTCCCTTGTTATGCCAATTCTCAAACACCAGCGGACCCAAGGTCCGATAGTGGTAGCTTGGCGACATCAACAAGTCCTTTGGGAAGGTTGACACGCCCAGCTTCACTCCCGGATTGtattcctccaccttcttggCAGTTGCCGAGTGGTAGTAAACGCGGCAGCCAGCCTTGGGCCCTGCACTGGCGAACTGGTAGATGCTGATCCAGGTAAGAATCTCGTCGTCTGTCCAGGGGTAAGAGTCTGTCCAGTCGTAGAGCTTCCCGTAGATCCACGATAACAAGGCCACAGGCGAGTCCCTCAAAGCAATGCcaatggtggttgggttgtggcAGTGGAGGCCGTTGTAGGCGGCACCTTCTTCCCAAAACCGGTGGGTTCGAGCCaagccttctttttctcggtTGCTGTACGTGGGAAACAGATACTTGAGGTACACAAGGGACCCATGCTGTGGGATGGTACTGATGGAAGGTGGAACGGCtaggttgtggttgatgtgaCTGGCCCAAACGGCTCCAGATTTCTTGGTCTCGGACGACGACGCAGGACCATATCTGATGTCCATGAAACGTGTGATGCCGTTCCCCCAGTCTCCTCCTTGTGTGGCTATGGGAGGGCTGTCAGCAGCCGCATGTGCAGACAAAACCAAAATGGGGAACGCACCGTAGTTTGAATACCCAAGCTTGAGCATCAGCTTGTGACAATATTCTGCGTACTGCTCGAGCACAGATCCTGGCTTGGAAGGGCCAGATGAGAAGCCAAAATTGGGCAGAGATGGAGCAACGTCATCGAAGCACGGCTGATCTTGACTGTCCGGATTGGTCAAGAGAGGGAGAATTTTGGCCACTTCGATGAAGCTACCAGGTCCTATGGGAGGGCACAAGTCAGTGGGGAATGCTTGCCGAGTGTTGCGGATGCAGTTGACTCACATCCGTGACAAAACAAGAGGGGAATGGCTCCCAGGCGATTGCCCTTCTTGTGAACGAAGTGTATCTTGAGCGGATCGAAACCATTGACATggattgttgttgtgtaCTGGGGCAAATCACGGTTCAGTACCGTCTCTCTTGCTGGCGCCAGTCAAAATCGCCCTTCAAGTAGTTGACCAGTCGCTTGATGTCACTGAGGGGAACACCACCTGCCCAATCATCGGACAAGGGTGTCTCGTCGGGGAAAGTGGCATGCTCCAGCTTGTGGTGCAGCTGGGCGATTTTGGCATCCGAAATGCTGATGTTGAAGGGCTTGATGTCGGAGTCCATGTTGTGCCAGTTTGCGCTGTGTTGTTTATTGTTGGGTAGGTATTATTCGGTCTACAACTATTTAAGTCGATTGGTGACGTTAAAGGGCGCGGTTGACAggtgggaaggagcaacTCCATTTCTGCCGATCAATACCTACTTGCACCTCCCGCTGCAGCATCAGCCCAGCAATTGAGCACAAAGCCTCAGCATCACCTTAATATGGGGCCTCTCCAGATACCTCTCCACGTCGgcctccaacccagccagcTTTTCCTCTCTGTACTCGGCCAAATCAACATCGTCTGTGGTTGGCGGGTTGAACCGGAAGTACCACACTCCCTCGGCCCTCATCAGCTGGTCAAATCTGCGATGCACGTTTTCGACATTGGTCAGGTTCTCCAGCAGCTGCGCTCCCTTGGAGATGGCAGGATGTGACGCAATCCAGCTCCGCTTCTTTCGCGAAGGGTCAAATCTTCCTGTTCCCAGACTCAGCACACATTTGACAACCGGCTTATCTGTTATCCAGCGGGGAAACAACAGGCTTTTCTCAGCCCAGAGTTCATCCACGGGATTGTTGTTTGCTAGTGCTCCATCCCAGAACTCCGTCCTACCTATCGTTGCTGGGGGGAAATAAAAGGGCGCCGCCGATGTCGCGCGAGCAGCCTGAACGATGGTAGCCGAACTGTATGTTGGCAGTGAACCATCGGGAAAGCTGTAAGAGCGAAAGCGAAGAGCGAAGTTGTCCCTTGACCTGACGGAAGTGACAAAGCTTCTTTCATCAGCAAGCTGTTTCTGCAAGGAGAGAACGGAAATGCAGTTACACTTGACACCCTTCAGTGCCTGGCACAGAGCTGTGGTCCAGCAAAGTAGCATTTGGATCTAGCCCCTGAGCAACGACCTCGTCTCGGACTGCATGCTCGAGCGACGAGCCCTCGTACCAAGATAAGCCAAACATCGTTCTGATGTAGGCACCGCCTAAATATTTAGAGATGAAGCTGGGCTGGAACAAGGTTTGTGACAATGATTTGTACGCCGTTATCGCTTCATCGATCGACATGCTCTGTAAAATGTGTTAGCCGGTGTGGTTTGTAAACATTCAGCCAACCTCTGTCACGCATAGCAAACTCACTAATCGAAAGAGCATAATGCAGATCAAGCCCCCCGTACTTGTTCCTCCAGCAAGCTTAAAACACTCCGCCGGCGTCTTTGCTTTGCTTGTCCCATTCTCTCTATTGGCCTCATCCATAATGGCTTTTAGGATTCGAAGACTGACCAGTCCCCGAACGCCTCCACCATATATGCCCTCCGCTGTCAGCAATGcattctttttctttcctggAAACAGTGGGTACGAACCAACAGCCAGCAAAGTCAGCCCACCTGCAGGCACATTCCTAGAATTCGTTGCTTCTGGCAGTGGAAACCCTCCACTTTCCTCAGGTCTGATCTCCCATTAGCTTGATTGTACGCTTGGGGGATCCCAGAAGATTTCACCAACCCTGAAAGAAACCCGAGTGTTTTGTCCAATTTTCTTGCTTGATCTCTCAAGTCACAAAGGGCCCTTTTCACCCGCATTTTGAACGCCTTTAATTCGTTGCCTTGGCTGACCGCAGCGTCGCAGTTATTCAATGTCATAGTATCGAAATACTCAAGGAGTGAACTGAGACAGCCTGCAACAGCATTGTGTCTCCATTTTGGATCGTCGAAATACTGATCGTGGTACAGCTCCAGGACGCGGAGTTGTAAGTCGATATCTTCTAGAACTGCGGCCATGGGATGTGTTTAGTAGACTAAAAGATGAAGCAAGTCCTAATATGACTACATACGGTAGCTAGCTTCTCGCAGGTCCGGGCCATCAATACCTGCAAAGTCCAAGTCGCGTATACAATGTCGGCAGGCATCTGCTGCTTGAGCGACTAACGGTTTGCTGTGCGATGCAGTTGCAAAGACCGACTGTGTTCGTGCCATATTTCTACAATATAGGTGAGtggtaaaaaaaaaaagaaaaaaagaaatgcCCCTCGGTTTGGTCTCCTCCAAATCATCTACATTTCGTTGATTTATAGGTTGATGGCCATTCGTGCCCTGAGACAAGTCCCAGTGCGTGGTTCTCTGAGTGTGTGTGGGGAGTCATTGTTGGGAGGTCAGCAGGGAGTCCTGTAGCTGACCCCCATTCTGTCGGGTGATGCCACTCAGGAAATTTTTAGCTCGCGTAGGATCATAGTCTGGCTTACCATCGGGTTCTAAATACAACGCACCCCGGACACCACTGCTGTCATGTGAGAACTAGTGAGACAAAGAGTAAGCAGCGGTATGAGCCTGAAAACCCCCATGATGAACTGAATCAAGTGATTATTTACTCGTTCATTTGATTACGCATTTTTGGAGTTTATACGgccaaaacaccacacccTTTACAGTTGCACTACCCTTCAAAACCAACCTTAGACCCTAGCGGTACCATGCCTTCCATTGCTATAACCCATATGCGTTTGTTGGTGTCCGTTTGCAACGGTAGGTCCGTAGTGTACACCATCGGAGTGCCTCatctgctggtggtgggtcGCAATGGCATGCTCGTCACTTCCCGCCTTGTGGTGCTTCCTATACATGTCGCGCACTTCATGGAAAGCAGCTGTAATGGCATGAAAAACCCTGGTTTCTTCCTTGTCAGTGTCCTGTGGACCTCGGGACTTTCTTGTGGAGTAACTCACGTGCTGACGATAGCCAGGATGAACGTTCCCCAAGGTAAGTCACAGCTATCATCGCCTGTCGTCGTCTCACCAGTTACGTTTGCCGCGTCTGCCGCATCTCTATCGTCATAACAGTGCCTTGGTCCAGCCATACCTCCGTTTGGCGATGTGATAACAGCAACTGCGATGAAAGCGCCAACAAACAAGATATCGAAGAGAACCCAGAGCCAGCGGAGCCACCTGGGACCACCTCCCTTGAGAAGAAATGCCATGACAGTCGTGATGAGCGTGTAtaggacggcggcggcaaggaTACCCTCAACGGCCCCGATGGCACTGTTGACTCCGCGGCGAGTTTTGATCGAGTTGACCAGACGGTATACCTTGTACATGCGCTGAGAGAAAATGCCAAGAGAGAtgacggaggagaggaaTTGCAGGACGCGCGTAAGGCGGAGGAACCAGCGGTAAAGACGCGAATGCTTGAGGCGATCAGGAACCCATCGGGTTAACAACCCTGTTTCATTGGATCTGTTTGTGTTTGCCATTTTGCACGTAGTTGGGAGGCTTGATAAATCGAATTGTATGCGGGAGGCGATGGTCAAGGTCTGAGGAAAGGACTTTTCGAGGGACCATCACTTAAGCTACATTGAGCCATATATATATTTGAGTGATAACTATCCCTCCGTGCTTCCTACGCGCTTGGCGTTCCACTCGCCGTTGCATTATTGACGTGCGAAACTTGATTCTGTGTGGGTGCTTATCCCCGTACCAGTTGATGTTGTCATGACCCGCCATTCAACGTCACGACCTTGTAGTCACCCAACGAATTGTTTCGCAAAGTTGGAATACTGTACGATGTTATTTAGATACTTGCTCAGAAAAGATATTTGATGGTTTGCGGAGTATAGTAAGGTAGGTTATCAGAAATGTGATATGATGTCATCCGACATTGCCGTTCTACCCGCCCCCCTGAACTCTGGAGGCTTCCCTCTACACCCACTGTTGGTTTCCATAATGAGAGACAAAAGCACCTCCATCCCCTTTCTCCAAACTTGACGCCTCAATAACATCCCGCATCATTCTCACCGAAACCTCTGGCGCCTTGGGCCTTTCATAACCAGGTGAATACTCCTTGAAGATACTCAGGAGGGGTTCCACGGCAGCTAGGTCATCCGCTGTAGCCCCGTCATAATGTCCAACTTCCACTGGCCCGGGACAGACAGCCAGAAACAAAACCCCGTCCTTCTTGAACTGCGCGTTGAACTTGGCAACAACAGTGTTCATGGCGGCCTTACTCGCAGCATACAACGCACCGGGAGTGGCCCCCCATTGATTGGTGAAGGAGTTATCAGCAAGGCCGGATGTTATGGTGACAATCTTTTTGACGTGACCGGCGAGGATAAGGGGGAGAAAGAGGTTAAAAAGATGAACGTTGCCAATGACATTGATCTCGAAGGCCTCACGGAAGGTCTTGGTGAGCTCTCCCGGTTGTTTGCCCCTGTTTTGCGGTGTTAGTAGAAAAGAATTTCCCACAAGTGTAGTCTGAAGAACATACAGTTCGCCAATCGGTAGAAACAAGTCGAATTTTGGCACAAGACCCGCGTTGGCAATGATGTAGTCCAGAGACCCGCCCGTGATCTCAGCCGTGTCGGCAGCCGCTTGCTGATGTGATTCGTTAGCGTCAATCGTCGCAATATAATAATCTGCCGTCTCTCTTCGAATATTGTCAGACTCATTCGTACCTTCAACGCATTGTAATCGGTGATATCAGCTTGTAGGATGTAAATGTTCCGCCGCCCTTGTAGGACTGCATCCTCAGACACCTTTTTCTCTGTGTCAGATTTGTTGCGGACAAGTGCAATGACCGTATTTTTCGCATCACTTGAGTACTGACGAAGAAATTCGTACTGTAGGAGGTATGGCGGGTTAGTCCTTTGACCAAAATCAGCAAGATGGCTTTGACATTGCTCACCCCAATGCCCCTAGAGGCTCCAGTGATCAGAACGAAAGGCATTTTTACCCTGAAACAATGAACCGAATTAGATGTGGGTGTaagatgaggttgatgtaAAGAGATGGGCCGCAGAACATTGGGAAGGGATCACTGACTATTTGTACAAGTTGCAGGGCTCCAGTATTTACTGGATCCCCAGTGGGAAGAGTAGAAAACATCATTGTTAATACTAGTTGCTCGTTTCATCCTGGTTTGTAAGTCACTCTAAGGTGTGCTTACCTGACAGTTGCCAAAGTTTCGTGCTTTGATCGACATTGCATGGTAACCGCGCTTGGTTGCTGAATTCGGAAGTTGGTgtaacctcaacaaccaacatgACCCAAGAAAGGTATCCGGAGAGACGAAATGCGTCAGTAGTGTGCCATTGAGAGCAGAAGCTGCATGGAATTTGTGCATGGCGCCCAACGGATGGTAAAACTAGGCCAGAAAAGAGCCTCTTCCCGTCTTCTACAACACCTTGATTGCCTTGGCCACATTGAATATTGAATCTTGATATGAAGACATGATGTTCCACGAgcacatacatacatacccGGCACAACCTGGAAGCACATCGTTACGCCAATCCTGTTAAGACCCTGTAACTCCTTTCTTAGCATCGTGAAAGCCAATCAGACCATTCTTGGCCACTTGCCAAGGCAATTTCCCACCAAGATGTTGACTCCATTTTGCCTTAACTCTGATACTCCACGTTCACATCGTGTTCCGCCTGCTTGGAACCCACCTGGATCGTCCACTTGGGCTGTCCCCCGAATCTCATAGCCAGTGACATCTCGTCAAACTTCCGCCACCCATCTGCCAGGTTGCCCACCGGTTTCCACTGTTCAAAAGGCTTGTCCCACTCACACTCAATCCGACACAACTCCGTCACGGTCTCATCCTTTCTTTTGGGAGGTATGTCTGACTGGCTGTACTCGATGACAAATACACATTTCGATTGGGCCGTCTGCTTGGTGGCGTATTGGTGATATCCAAACAGGACGGGCTCTTTCTTGCTCACTTCGTCGCCTTTCTTCAGGTACCAGTCCATGCGTCGTGTGACCTCTGTCTTCTCAGGGTTCCGCTTCACTCGGTCGTGAGCTGGATCGAAGTCGCGCAGGGCTGCCACGGCCACCTCGCTCTGAATGCCGTAGCTGTATCTTGCCTTTCGAGTGACGACCTCGGGAATTCGGGAAATGACACGATGCTGACCGGGGGTGAGGCTTGACAGCATTGACATTTTATCTTGAAGAAGTCGAATTACCGCCCCGCGGGCGACAGCAGACCAGCTAAAGAACCCATCATGTTAGCCGCATCTAGCATTTCCGAGTCAAGGTTATGGTGTATGACACTTACGCTTTATCGAATGGTCTCAGAatgatcttctccttcgtCATTCCTGGTTCAGTTGGGCTGTTGTCGTATTCTTTGTCAAGCTGATTGTAGATGTACTGCGAGCCACCAAGACCGCCCACAAGGAGGATTTTCTAGTCAACACATGTTAAATCGGCAAAGCTCCGCAAACGCCTCATCTTGATGGCAATGAGGGGCCACGTTCATACCCTTGGTTTTCTCCCCGTTTGGATCTCAACACCTTTGATTTGCTCCGTGAGCAGGGAGCGGATCCCAACGAGAGACTGGTCGAAGAACCCGGCCATTGCTTCTCTGCCATATACCAAGAATGATTGGGTTAGTCACTGTCTTGGAAATTGTGCTATGGTTGATGGAAAGCTAGGATGGAAACATCATCACTCACCGACTGATAGAGAAGGACCCTTTGCCTCTGAGTCTGTCTATCTTGCCAAAAGCCTTTGTAGGGGGGGTCAGAAAGAACCTCGGCGGCTGAGGGTTCCCCGTGAAACTGCGCTTTGCACCCATCTCCCAGTCCTTGGTGACAAACAGATTGTGCTCAGCAGTATCGAGCGAATCCAGCTTTAGTTTTATCTCCCATTTCAGGTAGGCTGCAAATGCTTCATCCACCTTGAAAGCCCCGGAAAGCTTCCCTAGATCTTAGCATCAGTATTGATCATGATTGTGTGGCTAAACAGGGCACTCACCGTCGCCATTGACGCACTCTCCGATGCAAAACGGGCTGAGGGATTTGACGGTGTAACTGATGACATCCTGGAATACCTTTTATTAGCCAGGAGCCACGGTGGCGAGAGCTAAGTTTAAGAACAACTTACAACCGTTCCTCCGCCGGCATCGCAAACAACAAATGACTCTCCGGGCTTGAAAGGCACAATCAGCTCACCAAACAATTGAAACCTTCGAGATATATCATACCTGAATTTCAGGAAAGTCTCGGCGGTCGAGAAATATGGACAGGCCAGCAGCCTCTGGCTCTTGAATCAAATCGAGCGTTGTGGTGCCAATGTCCCTGTCGACGGTGATGCCAGCAATGTTGGCAGCCTCTCTCATAGCCTGCTCTGCATACTACGTTGTTTGGCTTCTGTTAGCACCAGTAAACCCAAGCTCGTCCTGGGTGATGGTAAATAACTTACGGGAGGCCAGATGGCGGGGACAGTGATGGCTACCCGAAGTGGCAGGTTGTCAATCACTAACATCTCGCCCAGCTTCTTATATGTATGTGCCCATAGCTTCTTGAGATATAAGCCCACAACCTCGGTAGGAGTCATCCCGCGTGCTCTTATCTGTTGCTGGGCGTCTTTTAGAGGACGCGAATTCCGGATCTCGTCTCGGATGATATCCTGGTCCTTGAGCAGAAGGAGTTTAAACCACTTTATGGGCTTCATCTGCGGTGTGACCTCATACCCCCATTTCCCTGATGCGAGATCAAATTGAGTAGGCACTTGGTCCTCGCCTGCATTCAAGTGAAACTCGGAAGGCCATTCTGTGATTTCATGAATATCACCCGGACTTTCCGAGAAGGCCCAAGACACACCGCAGTATCTGACATGAACCCAAAGTTAGTACACACAAAGGTATTGTCTTCACCTATTGCAAAAACCCACGTGGTCCCGAAGTCGATACCTACGGCTACAAACTTGCCGCCAGCAACGCCTCCACTGGTAGATGGGCTAGGACTCGCAAGAGAAGACCGAAGCCGGTAGGGTAGTGACGACATGATGTGGTTGGATAGCTATCAGAGAGATTGACGGAGGTGTATCGTTTTTTCCTTTGTGAAAGATAGACAGAAAAATGGTGTAAAGGGGTATCGATGAGATGGATGACCTGATAAACAACAGGGTCGCAGCCAAAGTACCAAACATCCCGTCCACACCCCCCCACGTCTCAGCTCGAAACCGGGGTACAGCGCTTGCAGGTCTTCGGAGGACATGCTTGGCGCAGTACCCGATGAAGGTAAGGCTGGGAtacaaccacccctcccccatccacgTCAAAAATCCCATCGgtctttgaggaggagatttaTTTCATAAAACTCGCCCCAAAATGGCGATTCTTCTTCCGACATACCTTGGCCAGCAGAACGCAAGAGAGTGCAGAAAAGTTCATCATGGACAGCGAGAGGGAGGGCATCATTCTCCTCTTGGGGGTGACGGGTGCTGGAAAGAGTTATTTCATCAAtcagctgaagaagaagggtccTGTAACCGAACGACCTGTGAGAGAGGGACACACTCTTCGTTCTCGTGAGTACCTTATCCACTGGAAACACAGACAGGAGCGCCAGCATAGTTACCAGGTTCATGGTTGCTAACGCTGATCCAGAGACTTCACGCTGTCAACTGGTTCAAATGGTTCTCGAAGACGATGACGGAGACGAGAGGAGCATCTCGGTTGTTGATACGCCTGGATTTGATGACACTGAACGGCCGGATGGCGAAGTGTTGGCTGAGATTACCGAGTTTCTGGCAACGCAGCACGCACTTGGCATACCACTCAAAGGTGTGTTGTACCTTCACAAGATCACCGACAACCGGATGACCGGGTCCTCGGGGACCTATCTGCGGCTCCTTCAATCCTTGATTGGAGATTCTGCCATGGCCAACGTCGTCTTGGTCACCACAATGTGGTATATGTTGCGTGACGAGTACGAAGGGGAGGGTCTTCGACGCCAGACGCAACTCAGTGAAAAATACTGGAAATCCCTGACAGAAAAAGGGGCGGGGGTAACGAAGTTTGAGGGGACTCCCGAAAGCGCATGGTCCATTGTCCGTAAGCTGGCGCCAAAGGAACCTGTGGTTCTTGACTACCAACGGCAAGTTATCGAAGAGGGCCGCGATCTCATTCGCACCAATGCTGGGAACAGTCTACTTCAGAAGCTGGAGTCGACCAAGGTAGAATACAGCATCAGGCTCAAGGACCTCGAAGATCAACACGAtgaagccatcgccatcggAGACAAGGCAGTGGCTCGGGACAAGGAAAGAGAGATAAGCGAGGCCCAGGATGTGTTGAGGCGAATCGACAAGTCGGTGGCCAAGCTGGGGGCACAGCCAGGTCCGCGGATCAAGGAAGGGGTTGCCAGGGCCATGAAAGGCCAGGCGGCAGGGCGGGCGGTGACGGTGCTGGCAGCCATTCTGAACATCACCTTGTTTGTCGtgcagctggtggtgggtgtgtgaGATATGGTGGGTGTGTGAGATAATAGCTCCTCGGCTAGCTTAAAAGTGCCCCGCCCTCACTCCAAAGTTCAAACCTCAGCTGCCCGCGGCCCCCCATTGAGTGTTCCGCCGACCTACTATTCGACCATTTCAAGATAAGCGCCTAGATTCACTCACCTACGTTACCTACTCATACCATTTCATTACCCGCAATGTGTTCTGATTGCCTTCATTTTTGGCCCCGTTGTGTCATGGGAAACCCGAATGGATCCCAACAGGCAGGCTGCGAGCCCTTGTGCGGCCCCTGTTTTCTTAACGAGTGCGGCCAGGCAGTACCTATCCTTCTGGTTAGCCTGAGGCGTTCATGGCGTCGTTGTGGCTGCCTCCATGTCAATAGCGTGATGCATGTTGCTTCCACACCCCCGTGTACAAACCACCATTCAGGTAGCACAAGTCTCTTGAGGCTGAGGGCGCCAAAATTCTCGAAGGCACAGAGCTAAGAACATGCATTTCAACCATGTTGCCAGgttgggggatgtggtgggcTCAGGAGatttccttttcttcactTCGTCAGTCATATGGACTATTCACTTCGAGAAGGAAGCTTGACCGGACAGAATTATCCACCTCTAACAACTCATCACAGATCCCGACCACTGGATCGTCGAGTTCCAAGGCCACGCACAGCAGACGAAAGTAGCATGAGCGCGACTTCGTGGTTTCAGAAGGCGAGGATACTTCCCATACCAACAGTCCTGCCTGACGATGACCGTCTCAACGGGTCGCCCAGGCCATCTGGTGGCAATTCCTCTCAACACTCTCGTTCAAGGGACTCGGCTTCGTATCACGACATTTCAGCAGGCCCAACAACCCATCAGTCCGCATGGTATCGATTaaagaagaagccgaagCTTGGGTCACCAAGAGTGTCAAACAAAAGTTTTGACGGTGGTATCGTGAGCGTCGCTGGTTCACGAAGCAGCTTCTCAGCGGCGGACCAGCCCTCTAAGTTGGGCAAAAGGAACCCAAATGGACTTGTCTCTCTCGATAGCCCTCCAGCTGTTCCACCGAAGCTTCATGTCGAAACCGTGTCAACTCTCGAAGTCGTGGCATCTCGTTTGAGCATGAGCGCCAACCCAGTTATTGAGCAGCACAATCGAAAAGGGAGTGTGCCCAAATGCGGTACCGTGGCTATCGCAACCACTTTGCTCCAGCAAGTTGACAGCGCCATTGACACCAGTACCATACCGAGCCCACAGCCAGTgcccagcaccagcatcgCATCCGATTTTTCCTGGCAGCAAGCAAAAGATCGGATGAACTACCTTGAACAGGAGCTCCGCCAGGCCCAGCACGAGATCGAGCATGCCCATAATGAGATCACGCAGCGAGACAAGGAGATCGTCAGGCTGGGGGAAGAGCTCAATGCGGCCAGACAGGTCCTCCCGCCAGAAATAGCCGCTTACGAGGAGCAGTTCGCTGCCCAAAACGCTCTCATCGAGCGCCTCCGCACCAAGGCAGCCGATTCTGCCGGCATGGCAGCTGAGACACCGCTCGGGCAGTCCCGACTGCAGATGACGGAGAGCAGAATTCTTGAGGCATGGCGAGAGCTTACGTTTGAGGTGCACAATTTTGTTCGCTGCTATCTGAGCATCGAAGACTTGGGTGCGCGCAAGATGGAACAGTGGGC from Podospora pseudoanserina strain CBS 124.78 chromosome 7 map unlocalized CBS124.78p_7.2, whole genome shotgun sequence includes these protein-coding regions:
- a CDS encoding uncharacterized protein (EggNog:ENOG503PR31); the protein is MDYSLREGSLTGQNYPPLTTHHRSRPLDRRVPRPRTADESSMSATSWFQKARILPIPTVLPDDDRLNGSPRPSGGNSSQHSRSRDSASYHDISAGPTTHQSAWYRLKKKPKLGSPRVSNKSFDGGIVSVAGSRSSFSAADQPSKLGKRNPNGLVSLDSPPAVPPKLHVETVSTLEVVASRLSMSANPVIEQHNRKGSVPKCGTVAIATTLLQQVDSAIDTSTIPSPQPVPSTSIASDFSWQQAKDRMNYLEQELRQAQHEIEHAHNEITQRDKEIVRLGEELNAARQVLPPEIAAYEEQFAAQNALIERLRTKAADSAGMAAETPLGQSRLQMTESRILEAWRELTFEVHNFVRCYLSIEDLGARKMEQWAKARGDKLKEICPGYDRMVLDKAASDWFVEAAIWKVLHGAVFVSSTTHGNACWAGRYQSRLEKLSVALASSIKPSEPDKTRHFHQWKAATASLIYTLGPKATDVQETILDVSDKLEELIDPFRSRLPMVAVRDMLHKIVTKAIAFDETLCGQQSWYYLCYPDFCDNFELDSKLANVAEKECVTGQQAKFVIRPGLSRTGGRRGEGNYAEGQVLDKWLACV